In one window of Chlamydiota bacterium DNA:
- a CDS encoding SpoIIE family protein phosphatase, with the protein MLPLLLVALLVTLFSYYRSRLVLNQLKTSYQTLSQEKEAVLTFIREIGEALTSAHELDELFHPIITCAKRLLNASSGAIFLLEEDHTHLKAKRVDGLFPPIFESIPTDALTKLATKAKYLQDLIMKIRIPLGEGIVGRVAQERAPILIENGMDDPRISQPPIDFLKVKTLMAVPLIFKDEMIGVMMTINKEDEKNFNENDLSLLEAISDQVALSIHNAKLYRTIAEKERLDKELKTATQVQHLLLPTLFPKISGFDFAGVSRPAREIGGDYYDFFPVGEGKYGIVIADVSGKGIPAALIMTMARSILRSVAPGENSPRHVLAELNRLLFLDMQHDMFISLAYLVLDEVNRKLTLTRAGHEPIILFDQKDNRVKLLRPQGIVLGIDEGPLFTSTLEEVVLFLNSGDVLALYTDGITEAHDASGQEFGYEALTDVIHHSSSLSAQEIAENILGRVARFTGGISQRDDMTFSIVKVL; encoded by the coding sequence ATGCTACCTCTTCTTTTGGTTGCTCTACTGGTCACCCTATTTTCCTATTATCGATCTAGACTTGTCTTAAACCAATTAAAAACATCTTACCAAACCCTTTCTCAGGAAAAAGAAGCCGTTCTCACTTTTATTCGTGAAATCGGGGAGGCCCTGACTTCTGCCCATGAACTGGACGAGCTCTTTCACCCTATTATTACCTGCGCAAAGAGACTTCTCAATGCCTCATCAGGCGCCATCTTCCTCTTAGAAGAAGACCACACGCACCTCAAAGCAAAAAGGGTCGATGGACTTTTTCCTCCCATTTTTGAATCCATTCCAACAGACGCTCTTACTAAACTGGCCACCAAGGCCAAGTATCTCCAAGACCTTATTATGAAAATCCGAATTCCCCTCGGCGAGGGAATCGTAGGAAGGGTCGCACAAGAAAGAGCTCCCATTCTCATTGAAAATGGAATGGATGACCCCCGCATTTCACAACCCCCGATCGATTTCCTCAAAGTAAAAACGCTGATGGCAGTCCCTCTCATTTTTAAAGATGAAATGATCGGCGTCATGATGACCATCAACAAAGAAGATGAAAAAAATTTTAATGAAAATGATCTTTCTCTCCTCGAAGCCATTTCAGATCAAGTGGCTTTGTCTATTCATAACGCAAAACTTTACCGGACCATTGCAGAAAAAGAAAGATTAGACAAAGAACTTAAGACTGCGACTCAAGTTCAACATCTTCTCTTACCCACCCTCTTTCCAAAAATATCTGGATTTGATTTTGCAGGCGTGAGCCGCCCCGCTCGAGAAATTGGAGGAGATTACTACGATTTTTTCCCGGTGGGAGAGGGAAAATATGGCATTGTGATTGCGGATGTTTCAGGAAAAGGTATTCCCGCCGCCCTTATTATGACCATGGCCCGAAGCATCCTACGAAGCGTCGCCCCAGGAGAAAATTCACCCCGTCATGTTCTGGCTGAGCTTAATCGGCTTTTATTTTTAGACATGCAGCATGATATGTTTATCAGCCTTGCCTATCTTGTACTCGATGAAGTCAATCGGAAATTAACCCTCACCCGGGCAGGGCATGAACCCATCATTTTATTTGATCAGAAAGATAATCGAGTGAAACTTCTAAGGCCTCAGGGAATTGTTTTAGGGATAGACGAAGGGCCTTTATTCACTTCCACTTTAGAGGAAGTGGTCTTATTTTTAAACAGTGGAGACGTCCTCGCTCTTTACACGGATGGAATCACAGAGGCCCATGATGCCTCTGGACAGGAATTTGGTTACGAGGCACTGACCGACGTGATCCACCATTCTTCTTCTCTTTCTGCACAAGAGATTGCAGAAAATATCTTAGGTCGAGTCGCACGTTTCACCGGTGGTATTTCTCAAAGAGATGATATGACCTTTTCAATCGTGAAAGTGCTTTAA
- a CDS encoding STAS domain-containing protein: METSIIEVGTTHEKAFVKVRGRGDFLNSQVLKDFMNTMVEKGVTDFLIDLKECKTMDSTFMGVLAGTALQLKNKYQKKLTLFNVEEHNLQLLTTLGIHIFLNIVTDPFSTSTSLNPLPASSSSKKERAEEMLNAHTVLMEISEENKIRFKDVYEYLKEEIRKSSKG, encoded by the coding sequence ATGGAAACCAGTATTATTGAAGTAGGGACCACGCATGAGAAAGCCTTTGTTAAAGTCAGAGGTCGTGGCGATTTTCTCAACAGTCAAGTCCTCAAAGACTTTATGAATACCATGGTTGAAAAGGGAGTTACAGATTTTCTCATCGACCTAAAAGAATGTAAAACGATGGATAGCACTTTTATGGGAGTTCTTGCTGGAACAGCCCTTCAACTCAAAAACAAATATCAAAAGAAACTCACCCTCTTTAATGTTGAAGAACATAATCTGCAACTATTGACGACCCTTGGAATCCATATTTTTCTTAACATTGTCACCGATCCTTTCTCGACGTCAACTTCTCTTAACCCCCTTCCCGCCTCCTCTTCGTCCAAGAAAGAACGAGCCGAGGAAATGTTGAATGCCCACACCGTTCTTATGGAAATTTCAGAAGAAAATAAAATAAGATTTAAAGATGTCTATGAATATTTAAAGGAAGAAATCAGAAAAAGCAGTAAGGGGTAA
- a CDS encoding tetratricopeptide repeat protein, giving the protein MMKQTLLTTLACLALIGQLSAEEVSSNDFSQARTFFREGQWEKATQLYTKIIQENPNDEKAYFSLGKIYFSKGDYEKAMELFWEVLRIKPDHLGAHAWIGVSFIRRGFAKKGLAYIEKAKQIKPENWQVEWAEGEFALKGRDFKGALKSFKQALSHHPNHPQIYLSLTFTYQELQHWNQALKLIQAASRKGVDPTIIDFSMAEYSFHLKNFDQARASYRRVLEREPANLQALKRLGMIEEMSGKLEEAIQDYEHYLEKNPADEVILNALGMVYFKKRDYEKALLYFKKVCTINPKNIWGLNSSALVLRRLGKIDEAIAIHRQAIELDPKNASLYYNLGNAYFENKDFLAAVIAYEKGVKVNPGYQKFFRKLGLSYFQMGNLEDALSYLNKAYSQSSSDAGIMDEMGMVFMKKGDWKSAIGWFQNALDRDALKSLFYFHLGQALVRSNQYEESLKEFQKALDLDPENPLIYEAMGMVCQNDLKDRKRAEGYYEKALQQKISVLDRDRIKRALEKVKSRR; this is encoded by the coding sequence ATGATGAAACAAACCCTATTAACTACTCTAGCATGTTTAGCTCTGATCGGCCAGCTTTCAGCTGAAGAAGTTTCGTCCAATGATTTCTCGCAAGCGAGGACCTTTTTTAGAGAGGGTCAATGGGAAAAGGCTACTCAGCTCTATACGAAGATTATTCAAGAAAATCCTAATGATGAGAAGGCCTATTTTTCTTTAGGAAAAATTTATTTTTCTAAAGGGGATTATGAAAAGGCGATGGAACTTTTTTGGGAAGTTTTGCGCATTAAACCCGATCATCTAGGGGCTCATGCCTGGATAGGGGTATCCTTCATAAGACGCGGTTTTGCTAAAAAAGGTCTTGCCTATATTGAAAAAGCGAAACAGATTAAGCCTGAAAATTGGCAGGTTGAATGGGCTGAGGGAGAGTTTGCCCTTAAAGGAAGAGATTTTAAAGGGGCCTTGAAGAGTTTTAAACAAGCGCTCAGTCATCATCCGAATCATCCACAGATTTATTTGAGTCTGACCTTTACCTATCAAGAGCTTCAGCATTGGAATCAAGCCCTTAAGTTGATTCAAGCCGCTTCTCGTAAGGGGGTCGATCCTACCATTATTGATTTTTCGATGGCGGAATATTCTTTTCACTTAAAGAATTTTGATCAAGCGAGAGCTTCTTATCGCAGAGTTTTGGAAAGAGAGCCAGCAAATTTACAGGCGCTGAAGCGATTGGGAATGATTGAAGAAATGAGTGGAAAATTGGAAGAGGCGATTCAGGATTATGAACATTATTTGGAGAAAAATCCAGCCGACGAGGTTATCTTAAATGCGCTTGGAATGGTTTATTTTAAGAAACGTGATTATGAAAAAGCGCTTCTTTATTTTAAAAAGGTTTGCACGATTAATCCTAAGAATATATGGGGTTTAAATAGTTCAGCGCTTGTTTTACGTCGGTTAGGGAAGATCGATGAAGCGATTGCGATTCATCGGCAGGCCATTGAACTTGACCCAAAAAATGCATCGCTTTATTACAATTTGGGGAATGCCTATTTTGAGAATAAGGATTTTTTGGCAGCGGTGATTGCCTATGAAAAAGGGGTGAAGGTTAATCCAGGTTATCAGAAATTTTTTAGGAAATTGGGTCTTTCTTATTTTCAAATGGGTAATTTGGAGGATGCCTTGAGTTACCTTAATAAGGCCTATTCTCAAAGCTCCTCAGATGCAGGGATTATGGATGAAATGGGCATGGTCTTTATGAAAAAGGGGGATTGGAAAAGTGCCATTGGCTGGTTTCAAAATGCCTTGGATCGTGATGCATTAAAGAGTCTCTTTTATTTCCATCTGGGTCAGGCACTGGTTCGCAGCAATCAATATGAGGAATCCCTCAAAGAATTTCAAAAGGCCTTAGATTTAGATCCCGAAAATCCTCTGATTTATGAAGCGATGGGAATGGTTTGCCAGAATGATCTCAAAGATCGTAAAAGAGCTGAAGGATATTACGAGAAGGCTCTTCAACAAAAAATCAGTGTTTTGGATAGA